Genomic DNA from Amycolatopsis alba DSM 44262:
GCCTCGCCGAGCGTGAGGACGTCCTCCTCGCCGGGCCAGGCCTCGGTGACCGGCGCGAGCATGCCGCCCGCGAGCCACGACGCGCCGCGTCCCGGCTCCGGGTCGTACACGGTGACGCGATGACCGCACGCGGACGCGCGCCAAGCGACCGAGAGGCCGATGACCCCGCCGCCGACAACCGAAAGTTCCTTCATGACAATCACGCTCCCTGCGCCGGCATGACCCGGATCAGGTTCCACGGTCGGAGCGGTTTCGGCTCCCTCTCAGCCCGTCCTCGGGCTCCCGTGCGGACCACCCCACCGTAGCGCGCGGGTACCGTCGCCGCCATGCCCACCCTGTCTGATCCGCGGATCCGCGCCCGGCTCGCGAACGCCCGCCTGTACCTCTGCACCGACGCCCGGTCCGGCCGCGGCGATCTCGCCCGATTCGCCGACGCGGCCCTGGCGGGCGGGGTCGACATCATCCAGCTGCGGGACAAGGCGATCGAGGCGAAACAGGAGATCGCCGCGCTGGAAGTGCTGGCGGAGGCGTGCGAGAGGCACGGCAAGCTGCTGGCGGTCAACGACCGCGCGGACATCGCGCTCGCCGTCGGCGCGCACGTGCTGCACCTGGGCCAGGACGACATCCCGGTGCCGCTGGCCCGCCAGATTGTCGGTGACGACGTGGTGATCGGCCGCTCCACCCATTCGGCCGAACAGGCCAAGGCCGCCGCCGAGGAAGCCGGCGTGGATTACTTCTGCACCGGCCCGTGCTGGCCGACGCCGACGAAGCCGGGCCGCTCCGCGCCGGGGCTCGACCTGGTGCGCGCCACGGCGGCGTTCGGGACGTCGCGGCCGTGGTTCGCGATCGGCGGGATCGACGCCGTCCGCCTGCCCGAAGTGCTGGACGCGGGGGCGTCGCGGATCGTCGTCGTCCGGGCGATCACCGAGGCCGAAGACCCCGAAGCGGCCGCTCGCACGCTCCGCTCCGCCCTCCCCTGACCCCGAGCGGTCAGGGAGCGGGGGTGCCGGAGGCCTGGGCCGGGGCCGAGGGGGTCGTCGAGGGCGCCTGGGACGTCGAAGGCGTCGTGGACGGCGTCGTCGGGGGCGCCTGGGTGGTCGTGGGCGCCGTCGGCGTCGTCGAGGGAGTCGGCGTGGTCGACGGCGTCGTGTCGGGTTGCTTGCCCTGGGTCTCCGAGGGGGACGTCGCGGGCGGAGTGTCGTGCTTGTCCTGCCGCTCCTGGTCCTGCCCGCCGCCGACGATCTTCCCGAGGGTCGTCCCGGTCCCACCGCCGAAG
This window encodes:
- the thiE gene encoding thiamine phosphate synthase; translated protein: MPTLSDPRIRARLANARLYLCTDARSGRGDLARFADAALAGGVDIIQLRDKAIEAKQEIAALEVLAEACERHGKLLAVNDRADIALAVGAHVLHLGQDDIPVPLARQIVGDDVVIGRSTHSAEQAKAAAEEAGVDYFCTGPCWPTPTKPGRSAPGLDLVRATAAFGTSRPWFAIGGIDAVRLPEVLDAGASRIVVVRAITEAEDPEAAARTLRSALP